The following are encoded together in the Bos indicus isolate NIAB-ARS_2022 breed Sahiwal x Tharparkar chromosome 27, NIAB-ARS_B.indTharparkar_mat_pri_1.0, whole genome shotgun sequence genome:
- the FGFR1 gene encoding fibroblast growth factor receptor 1 isoform X7, whose amino-acid sequence MWSRKCLLFWAVLVTATLCTAKPAPTLPEQAQPWGAPVEVESLLVHPGDLLQLRCRLRDDVQSINWLRDGVQLADSNRTRITGEEVEVRGSVPADSGLYACVTSSPSGSDTTYFSVNVSDALPSSEDDDDDDDSSSEEKETDNTKPNPVAPYWTSPEKMEKKLHAVPAAKTVKFKCPSSGTPNPTLRWLKNGKEFKPDHRIGGYKVRYATWSIIMDSVVPSDKGNYTCIVENEYGSINHTYQLDVVERSPHRPILQAGLPANKTVALGSNVEFMCKVYSDPQPHIQWLKHIEVNGSKIGPDNLPYVQILKTAGVNTTDKEMEVLHLRNVSFEDAGEYTCLAGNSIGLSHHSAWLTVLEALEERPAVMTSPLYLEIIIYCTGAFLISCMVGSVIIYKMKSGTKKSDFHSQMAVHKLAKSIPLRRQVSADSSASMNSGVLLVRPSRLSSSGTPMLAGVSEYELPEDPRWELPRDRLVLGKPLGEGCFGQVVLAEAIGLDKDKPNRVTKVAVKMLKSDATEKDLSDLISEMEMMKMIGKHKNIINLLGACTQDGPLYVIVEYASKGNLREYLQARRPPGLEYCYNPSHHPEEQLSSKDLVSCAYQVARGMEYLASKKCIHRDLAARNVLVTEDNVMKIADFGLARDIHHIDYYKKTTNGRLPVKWMAPEALFDRIYTHQSDVWSFGVLLWEIFTLGGSPYPGVPVEELFKLLKEGHRMDKPSNCTNELYMMMRDCWHAVPSQRPTFKQLVEDLDRIVALTSNQEYLDLSMPLDQYSPSFPDTRSSTCSSGEDSVFSHEPLPEEPCLPRHPAQLANGGLKRR is encoded by the exons cccagccctggggagcCCCTGTGGAAGTGGAGTCCCTCCTGGTCCACCCCGGTGACCTGCTGCAGCTCCGCTGTCGGCTGCGGGACGATGTTCAGAGCATCAACTGGCTGCGGGACGGGGTGCAGCTGGCGGACAGCAACCGCACGCGCATCACCGGGGAGGAGGTGGAGGTTCGGGGCTCCGTGCCCGCCGACTCAGGCCTCTACGCCTGCGTGACCAGCAGCCCCTCCGGCAGTGACACCACCTACTTCTCCGTCAACGTCTCAG ATGCGCTCCCCTCGTCGGAGGACGATGATGACGACGATGACTCCTCTtcggaggagaaggaaacagataacACCAAACCAAACC CCGTGGCTCCGTACTGGACGTCAccagaaaagatggaaaagaaactgCACGCAGTGCCAGCTGCCAAGACAGTGAAGTTCAAATGCCCTTCCAGTGGGACCCCGAACCCCACACTGCGCTGGCTGAAAAACGGCAAAGAATTCAAGCCCGACCACAGGATCGGAGGCTACAAG GTCCGTTATGCCACCTGGAGCATCATTATGGACTCCGTGGTGCCTTCGGATAAGGGCAACTACACCTGCATCGTGGAGAACGAATACGGCAGCATCAACCATACCTACCAGCTTGATGTTGTGG AGCGGTCCCCTCACCGGCCCATCCTGCAGGCGGGCTTGCCAGCCAACAAGACGGTGGCCCTGGGCAGCAACGTGGAGTTCATGTGCAAGGTGTACAGTGACCCGCAGCCCCACATCCAGTGGCTGAAGCACATTGAGGTGAACGGGAGTAAGATTGGGCCGGACAACCTGCCTTATGTCCAGATCTTGAAG ACGGCCGGAGTTAACACCACCGACAAAGAGATGGAGGTGCTGCACTTAAGGAATGTCTCCTTTGAGGACGCGGGGGAGTATACATGCTTGGCGGGTAACTCTATCGGACTCTCCCATCACTCTGCATGGCTGACCGTTCTGGAAG CCCTGGAAGAGAGACCGGCGGTGATGACCTCGCCGCTGTACCTGGAGATCATCATCTATTGCACGGGGGCCTTCCTCATCTCCTGCATGGTGGGGTCTGTCATCATCTACAAGATGAAGAGCGGCACAAAGAAGAGTGACTTCCACAGCCAGATGGCCGTGCACAAGCTGGCCAAGAGCATCCCTCTGCGCAGACAG GTGTCGGCTGACTCCAGCGCGTCCATGAACTCCGGGGTCCTGCTAGTTCGGCCCTCGCGTCTCTCCTCCAGCGGCACCCCTATGCTGGCCGGGGTCTCTGAATATGAGCTTCCCGAAGACCCTCGCTGGGAGCTGCCTCGGGACAG ACTGGTTTTAGGCAAGCCCCTGGGAGAGGGCTGCTTTGGGCAGGTGGTGTTGGCGGAGGCCATCGGGCTGGACAAGGACAAACCCAACCGTGTGACCAAAGTGGCCGTGAAGATGCTAAAGT CGGATGCAACAGAGAAAGACCTGTCGGACCTGATCTCCGAGATGGAGATGATGAAGATGATTGGAAAACACAAGAACATCATCAACCTGCTGGGGGCCTGTACACAGGATG GTCCCTTGTATGTCATCGTGGAGTACGCCTCCAAGGGCAATCTCCGAGAGTACCTGCAGGCCCGGAGGCCGCCAGGGCTGGAGTACTGCTACAACCCCAGCCACCACCCCGAGGAGCAGCTCTCCTCCAAGGACCTGGTGTCCTGCGCCTACCAGGTGGCCCGAGGCATGGAGTATCTTGCCTCCAAGAAG TGCATCCACCGGGACCTGGCCGCCAGGAACGTCCTAGTGACGGAGGACAACGTGATGAAGATCGCGGACTTCGGTCTTGCTCGAGACATCCACCACATCGACTACTATAAAAAGACAACCAAC GGCCGACTGCCCGTCAAATGGATGGCACCGGAGGCCTTGTTTGACCGGATCTACACCCACCAGAGCGACGT GTGGTCTTTTGGGGTGCTCCTCTGGGAAATCTTCACTCTGGGCGGCTCCCCATACCCTGGGGTCCCCGTGGAGGAGCTTTTCAAGCTGCTGAAGGAGGGTCATCGTATGGACAAGCCCAGTAACTGCACCAACGAGCT CTACATGATGATGAGAGATTGCTGGCACGCGGTCCCCTCTCAGAGACCCACCTTCAAGCAGCTGGTGGAAGACCTGGACCGCATCGTGGCCTTGACCTCCAACCAG GAGTACCTGGACCTGTCAATGCCCCTGGACCAATACTCCCCCAGCTTCCCCGACACCCGCAGCTCCACCTGCTCCTCCGGGGAGGATTCCGTCTTTTCTCACGAGCCCTTGCCCGAGGAACCCTGCCTGCCCCGACACCCGGCCCAGCTGGCCAACGGCGGACTCAAACGGCGCTGA
- the FGFR1 gene encoding fibroblast growth factor receptor 1 isoform X5, giving the protein MWSRKCLLFWAVLVTATLCTAKPAPTLPEQAQPWGAPVEVESLLVHPGDLLQLRCRLRDDVQSINWLRDGVQLADSNRTRITGEEVEVRGSVPADSGLYACVTSSPSGSDTTYFSVNVSDALPSSEDDDDDDDSSSEEKETDNTKPNPVAPYWTSPEKMEKKLHAVPAAKTVKFKCPSSGTPNPTLRWLKNGKEFKPDHRIGGYKVRYATWSIIMDSVVPSDKGNYTCIVENEYGSINHTYQLDVVERSPHRPILQAGLPANKTVALGSNVEFMCKVYSDPQPHIQWLKHIEVNGSKIGPDNLPYVQILKTAGVNTTDKEMEVLHLRNVSFEDAGEYTCLAGNSIGLSHHSAWLTVLEALEERPAVMTSPLYLEIIIYCTGAFLISCMVGSVIIYKMKSGTKKSDFHSQMAVHKLAKSIPLRRQVTVSADSSASMNSGVLLVRPSRLSSSGTPMLAGVSEYELPEDPRWELPRDRLVLGKPLGEGCFGQVVLAEAIGLDKDKPNRVTKVAVKMLKSDATEKDLSDLISEMEMMKMIGKHKNIINLLGACTQDGPLYVIVEYASKGNLREYLQARRPPGLEYCYNPSHHPEEQLSSKDLVSCAYQVARGMEYLASKKCIHRDLAARNVLVTEDNVMKIADFGLARDIHHIDYYKKTTNGRLPVKWMAPEALFDRIYTHQSDVWSFGVLLWEIFTLGGSPYPGVPVEELFKLLKEGHRMDKPSNCTNELYMMMRDCWHAVPSQRPTFKQLVEDLDRIVALTSNQEYLDLSMPLDQYSPSFPDTRSSTCSSGEDSVFSHEPLPEEPCLPRHPAQLANGGLKRR; this is encoded by the exons cccagccctggggagcCCCTGTGGAAGTGGAGTCCCTCCTGGTCCACCCCGGTGACCTGCTGCAGCTCCGCTGTCGGCTGCGGGACGATGTTCAGAGCATCAACTGGCTGCGGGACGGGGTGCAGCTGGCGGACAGCAACCGCACGCGCATCACCGGGGAGGAGGTGGAGGTTCGGGGCTCCGTGCCCGCCGACTCAGGCCTCTACGCCTGCGTGACCAGCAGCCCCTCCGGCAGTGACACCACCTACTTCTCCGTCAACGTCTCAG ATGCGCTCCCCTCGTCGGAGGACGATGATGACGACGATGACTCCTCTtcggaggagaaggaaacagataacACCAAACCAAACC CCGTGGCTCCGTACTGGACGTCAccagaaaagatggaaaagaaactgCACGCAGTGCCAGCTGCCAAGACAGTGAAGTTCAAATGCCCTTCCAGTGGGACCCCGAACCCCACACTGCGCTGGCTGAAAAACGGCAAAGAATTCAAGCCCGACCACAGGATCGGAGGCTACAAG GTCCGTTATGCCACCTGGAGCATCATTATGGACTCCGTGGTGCCTTCGGATAAGGGCAACTACACCTGCATCGTGGAGAACGAATACGGCAGCATCAACCATACCTACCAGCTTGATGTTGTGG AGCGGTCCCCTCACCGGCCCATCCTGCAGGCGGGCTTGCCAGCCAACAAGACGGTGGCCCTGGGCAGCAACGTGGAGTTCATGTGCAAGGTGTACAGTGACCCGCAGCCCCACATCCAGTGGCTGAAGCACATTGAGGTGAACGGGAGTAAGATTGGGCCGGACAACCTGCCTTATGTCCAGATCTTGAAG ACGGCCGGAGTTAACACCACCGACAAAGAGATGGAGGTGCTGCACTTAAGGAATGTCTCCTTTGAGGACGCGGGGGAGTATACATGCTTGGCGGGTAACTCTATCGGACTCTCCCATCACTCTGCATGGCTGACCGTTCTGGAAG CCCTGGAAGAGAGACCGGCGGTGATGACCTCGCCGCTGTACCTGGAGATCATCATCTATTGCACGGGGGCCTTCCTCATCTCCTGCATGGTGGGGTCTGTCATCATCTACAAGATGAAGAGCGGCACAAAGAAGAGTGACTTCCACAGCCAGATGGCCGTGCACAAGCTGGCCAAGAGCATCCCTCTGCGCAGACAGGTAACAG TGTCGGCTGACTCCAGCGCGTCCATGAACTCCGGGGTCCTGCTAGTTCGGCCCTCGCGTCTCTCCTCCAGCGGCACCCCTATGCTGGCCGGGGTCTCTGAATATGAGCTTCCCGAAGACCCTCGCTGGGAGCTGCCTCGGGACAG ACTGGTTTTAGGCAAGCCCCTGGGAGAGGGCTGCTTTGGGCAGGTGGTGTTGGCGGAGGCCATCGGGCTGGACAAGGACAAACCCAACCGTGTGACCAAAGTGGCCGTGAAGATGCTAAAGT CGGATGCAACAGAGAAAGACCTGTCGGACCTGATCTCCGAGATGGAGATGATGAAGATGATTGGAAAACACAAGAACATCATCAACCTGCTGGGGGCCTGTACACAGGATG GTCCCTTGTATGTCATCGTGGAGTACGCCTCCAAGGGCAATCTCCGAGAGTACCTGCAGGCCCGGAGGCCGCCAGGGCTGGAGTACTGCTACAACCCCAGCCACCACCCCGAGGAGCAGCTCTCCTCCAAGGACCTGGTGTCCTGCGCCTACCAGGTGGCCCGAGGCATGGAGTATCTTGCCTCCAAGAAG TGCATCCACCGGGACCTGGCCGCCAGGAACGTCCTAGTGACGGAGGACAACGTGATGAAGATCGCGGACTTCGGTCTTGCTCGAGACATCCACCACATCGACTACTATAAAAAGACAACCAAC GGCCGACTGCCCGTCAAATGGATGGCACCGGAGGCCTTGTTTGACCGGATCTACACCCACCAGAGCGACGT GTGGTCTTTTGGGGTGCTCCTCTGGGAAATCTTCACTCTGGGCGGCTCCCCATACCCTGGGGTCCCCGTGGAGGAGCTTTTCAAGCTGCTGAAGGAGGGTCATCGTATGGACAAGCCCAGTAACTGCACCAACGAGCT CTACATGATGATGAGAGATTGCTGGCACGCGGTCCCCTCTCAGAGACCCACCTTCAAGCAGCTGGTGGAAGACCTGGACCGCATCGTGGCCTTGACCTCCAACCAG GAGTACCTGGACCTGTCAATGCCCCTGGACCAATACTCCCCCAGCTTCCCCGACACCCGCAGCTCCACCTGCTCCTCCGGGGAGGATTCCGTCTTTTCTCACGAGCCCTTGCCCGAGGAACCCTGCCTGCCCCGACACCCGGCCCAGCTGGCCAACGGCGGACTCAAACGGCGCTGA
- the FGFR1 gene encoding fibroblast growth factor receptor 1 isoform X11, whose amino-acid sequence MWSRKCLLFWAVLVTATLCTAKPAPTLPEQDALPSSEDDDDDDDSSSEEKETDNTKPNPVAPYWTSPEKMEKKLHAVPAAKTVKFKCPSSGTPNPTLRWLKNGKEFKPDHRIGGYKVRYATWSIIMDSVVPSDKGNYTCIVENEYGSINHTYQLDVVERSPHRPILQAGLPANKTVALGSNVEFMCKVYSDPQPHIQWLKHIEVNGSKIGPDNLPYVQILKTAGVNTTDKEMEVLHLRNVSFEDAGEYTCLAGNSIGLSHHSAWLTVLEALEERPAVMTSPLYLEIIIYCTGAFLISCMVGSVIIYKMKSGTKKSDFHSQMAVHKLAKSIPLRRQVTVSADSSASMNSGVLLVRPSRLSSSGTPMLAGVSEYELPEDPRWELPRDRLVLGKPLGEGCFGQVVLAEAIGLDKDKPNRVTKVAVKMLKSDATEKDLSDLISEMEMMKMIGKHKNIINLLGACTQDGPLYVIVEYASKGNLREYLQARRPPGLEYCYNPSHHPEEQLSSKDLVSCAYQVARGMEYLASKKCIHRDLAARNVLVTEDNVMKIADFGLARDIHHIDYYKKTTNGRLPVKWMAPEALFDRIYTHQSDVWSFGVLLWEIFTLGGSPYPGVPVEELFKLLKEGHRMDKPSNCTNELYMMMRDCWHAVPSQRPTFKQLVEDLDRIVALTSNQEYLDLSMPLDQYSPSFPDTRSSTCSSGEDSVFSHEPLPEEPCLPRHPAQLANGGLKRR is encoded by the exons ATGCGCTCCCCTCGTCGGAGGACGATGATGACGACGATGACTCCTCTtcggaggagaaggaaacagataacACCAAACCAAACC CCGTGGCTCCGTACTGGACGTCAccagaaaagatggaaaagaaactgCACGCAGTGCCAGCTGCCAAGACAGTGAAGTTCAAATGCCCTTCCAGTGGGACCCCGAACCCCACACTGCGCTGGCTGAAAAACGGCAAAGAATTCAAGCCCGACCACAGGATCGGAGGCTACAAG GTCCGTTATGCCACCTGGAGCATCATTATGGACTCCGTGGTGCCTTCGGATAAGGGCAACTACACCTGCATCGTGGAGAACGAATACGGCAGCATCAACCATACCTACCAGCTTGATGTTGTGG AGCGGTCCCCTCACCGGCCCATCCTGCAGGCGGGCTTGCCAGCCAACAAGACGGTGGCCCTGGGCAGCAACGTGGAGTTCATGTGCAAGGTGTACAGTGACCCGCAGCCCCACATCCAGTGGCTGAAGCACATTGAGGTGAACGGGAGTAAGATTGGGCCGGACAACCTGCCTTATGTCCAGATCTTGAAG ACGGCCGGAGTTAACACCACCGACAAAGAGATGGAGGTGCTGCACTTAAGGAATGTCTCCTTTGAGGACGCGGGGGAGTATACATGCTTGGCGGGTAACTCTATCGGACTCTCCCATCACTCTGCATGGCTGACCGTTCTGGAAG CCCTGGAAGAGAGACCGGCGGTGATGACCTCGCCGCTGTACCTGGAGATCATCATCTATTGCACGGGGGCCTTCCTCATCTCCTGCATGGTGGGGTCTGTCATCATCTACAAGATGAAGAGCGGCACAAAGAAGAGTGACTTCCACAGCCAGATGGCCGTGCACAAGCTGGCCAAGAGCATCCCTCTGCGCAGACAGGTAACAG TGTCGGCTGACTCCAGCGCGTCCATGAACTCCGGGGTCCTGCTAGTTCGGCCCTCGCGTCTCTCCTCCAGCGGCACCCCTATGCTGGCCGGGGTCTCTGAATATGAGCTTCCCGAAGACCCTCGCTGGGAGCTGCCTCGGGACAG ACTGGTTTTAGGCAAGCCCCTGGGAGAGGGCTGCTTTGGGCAGGTGGTGTTGGCGGAGGCCATCGGGCTGGACAAGGACAAACCCAACCGTGTGACCAAAGTGGCCGTGAAGATGCTAAAGT CGGATGCAACAGAGAAAGACCTGTCGGACCTGATCTCCGAGATGGAGATGATGAAGATGATTGGAAAACACAAGAACATCATCAACCTGCTGGGGGCCTGTACACAGGATG GTCCCTTGTATGTCATCGTGGAGTACGCCTCCAAGGGCAATCTCCGAGAGTACCTGCAGGCCCGGAGGCCGCCAGGGCTGGAGTACTGCTACAACCCCAGCCACCACCCCGAGGAGCAGCTCTCCTCCAAGGACCTGGTGTCCTGCGCCTACCAGGTGGCCCGAGGCATGGAGTATCTTGCCTCCAAGAAG TGCATCCACCGGGACCTGGCCGCCAGGAACGTCCTAGTGACGGAGGACAACGTGATGAAGATCGCGGACTTCGGTCTTGCTCGAGACATCCACCACATCGACTACTATAAAAAGACAACCAAC GGCCGACTGCCCGTCAAATGGATGGCACCGGAGGCCTTGTTTGACCGGATCTACACCCACCAGAGCGACGT GTGGTCTTTTGGGGTGCTCCTCTGGGAAATCTTCACTCTGGGCGGCTCCCCATACCCTGGGGTCCCCGTGGAGGAGCTTTTCAAGCTGCTGAAGGAGGGTCATCGTATGGACAAGCCCAGTAACTGCACCAACGAGCT CTACATGATGATGAGAGATTGCTGGCACGCGGTCCCCTCTCAGAGACCCACCTTCAAGCAGCTGGTGGAAGACCTGGACCGCATCGTGGCCTTGACCTCCAACCAG GAGTACCTGGACCTGTCAATGCCCCTGGACCAATACTCCCCCAGCTTCCCCGACACCCGCAGCTCCACCTGCTCCTCCGGGGAGGATTCCGTCTTTTCTCACGAGCCCTTGCCCGAGGAACCCTGCCTGCCCCGACACCCGGCCCAGCTGGCCAACGGCGGACTCAAACGGCGCTGA
- the FGFR1 gene encoding fibroblast growth factor receptor 1 isoform X3, giving the protein MWSRKCLLFWAVLVTATLCTAKPAPTLPEQAQPWGAPVEVESLLVHPGDLLQLRCRLRDDVQSINWLRDGVQLADSNRTRITGEEVEVRGSVPADSGLYACVTSSPSGSDTTYFSVNVSDALPSSEDDDDDDDSSSEEKETDNTKPNPVAPYWTSPEKMEKKLHAVPAAKTVKFKCPSSGTPNPTLRWLKNGKEFKPDHRIGGYKVRYATWSIIMDSVVPSDKGNYTCIVENEYGSINHTYQLDVVERSPHRPILQAGLPANKTVALGSNVEFMCKVYSDPQPHIQWLKHIEVNGSKIGPDNLPYVQILKHSGINSSDAEVLTLFNVTEAQSGEYVCKVSNYIGEANQSAWLTVTRPVAKALEERPAVMTSPLYLEIIIYCTGAFLISCMVGSVIIYKMKSGTKKSDFHSQMAVHKLAKSIPLRRQVTVSADSSASMNSGVLLVRPSRLSSSGTPMLAGVSEYELPEDPRWELPRDRLVLGKPLGEGCFGQVVLAEAIGLDKDKPNRVTKVAVKMLKSDATEKDLSDLISEMEMMKMIGKHKNIINLLGACTQDGPLYVIVEYASKGNLREYLQARRPPGLEYCYNPSHHPEEQLSSKDLVSCAYQVARGMEYLASKKCIHRDLAARNVLVTEDNVMKIADFGLARDIHHIDYYKKTTNGRLPVKWMAPEALFDRIYTHQSDVWSFGVLLWEIFTLGGSPYPGVPVEELFKLLKEGHRMDKPSNCTNELYMMMRDCWHAVPSQRPTFKQLVEDLDRIVALTSNQEYLDLSMPLDQYSPSFPDTRSSTCSSGEDSVFSHEPLPEEPCLPRHPAQLANGGLKRR; this is encoded by the exons cccagccctggggagcCCCTGTGGAAGTGGAGTCCCTCCTGGTCCACCCCGGTGACCTGCTGCAGCTCCGCTGTCGGCTGCGGGACGATGTTCAGAGCATCAACTGGCTGCGGGACGGGGTGCAGCTGGCGGACAGCAACCGCACGCGCATCACCGGGGAGGAGGTGGAGGTTCGGGGCTCCGTGCCCGCCGACTCAGGCCTCTACGCCTGCGTGACCAGCAGCCCCTCCGGCAGTGACACCACCTACTTCTCCGTCAACGTCTCAG ATGCGCTCCCCTCGTCGGAGGACGATGATGACGACGATGACTCCTCTtcggaggagaaggaaacagataacACCAAACCAAACC CCGTGGCTCCGTACTGGACGTCAccagaaaagatggaaaagaaactgCACGCAGTGCCAGCTGCCAAGACAGTGAAGTTCAAATGCCCTTCCAGTGGGACCCCGAACCCCACACTGCGCTGGCTGAAAAACGGCAAAGAATTCAAGCCCGACCACAGGATCGGAGGCTACAAG GTCCGTTATGCCACCTGGAGCATCATTATGGACTCCGTGGTGCCTTCGGATAAGGGCAACTACACCTGCATCGTGGAGAACGAATACGGCAGCATCAACCATACCTACCAGCTTGATGTTGTGG AGCGGTCCCCTCACCGGCCCATCCTGCAGGCGGGCTTGCCAGCCAACAAGACGGTGGCCCTGGGCAGCAACGTGGAGTTCATGTGCAAGGTGTACAGTGACCCGCAGCCCCACATCCAGTGGCTGAAGCACATTGAGGTGAACGGGAGTAAGATTGGGCCGGACAACCTGCCTTATGTCCAGATCTTGAAG CATTCGGGGATAAATAGCTCGGATGCGGAGGTCCTGACCCTGTTCAATGTGACAGAGGCCCAGAGCGGGGAGTATGTGTGTAAGGTTTCCAATTATATTGGTGAAGCTAACCAGTCTGCGTGGCTCACAGTCACCAGACCTGTGGCAAAAG CCCTGGAAGAGAGACCGGCGGTGATGACCTCGCCGCTGTACCTGGAGATCATCATCTATTGCACGGGGGCCTTCCTCATCTCCTGCATGGTGGGGTCTGTCATCATCTACAAGATGAAGAGCGGCACAAAGAAGAGTGACTTCCACAGCCAGATGGCCGTGCACAAGCTGGCCAAGAGCATCCCTCTGCGCAGACAGGTAACAG TGTCGGCTGACTCCAGCGCGTCCATGAACTCCGGGGTCCTGCTAGTTCGGCCCTCGCGTCTCTCCTCCAGCGGCACCCCTATGCTGGCCGGGGTCTCTGAATATGAGCTTCCCGAAGACCCTCGCTGGGAGCTGCCTCGGGACAG ACTGGTTTTAGGCAAGCCCCTGGGAGAGGGCTGCTTTGGGCAGGTGGTGTTGGCGGAGGCCATCGGGCTGGACAAGGACAAACCCAACCGTGTGACCAAAGTGGCCGTGAAGATGCTAAAGT CGGATGCAACAGAGAAAGACCTGTCGGACCTGATCTCCGAGATGGAGATGATGAAGATGATTGGAAAACACAAGAACATCATCAACCTGCTGGGGGCCTGTACACAGGATG GTCCCTTGTATGTCATCGTGGAGTACGCCTCCAAGGGCAATCTCCGAGAGTACCTGCAGGCCCGGAGGCCGCCAGGGCTGGAGTACTGCTACAACCCCAGCCACCACCCCGAGGAGCAGCTCTCCTCCAAGGACCTGGTGTCCTGCGCCTACCAGGTGGCCCGAGGCATGGAGTATCTTGCCTCCAAGAAG TGCATCCACCGGGACCTGGCCGCCAGGAACGTCCTAGTGACGGAGGACAACGTGATGAAGATCGCGGACTTCGGTCTTGCTCGAGACATCCACCACATCGACTACTATAAAAAGACAACCAAC GGCCGACTGCCCGTCAAATGGATGGCACCGGAGGCCTTGTTTGACCGGATCTACACCCACCAGAGCGACGT GTGGTCTTTTGGGGTGCTCCTCTGGGAAATCTTCACTCTGGGCGGCTCCCCATACCCTGGGGTCCCCGTGGAGGAGCTTTTCAAGCTGCTGAAGGAGGGTCATCGTATGGACAAGCCCAGTAACTGCACCAACGAGCT CTACATGATGATGAGAGATTGCTGGCACGCGGTCCCCTCTCAGAGACCCACCTTCAAGCAGCTGGTGGAAGACCTGGACCGCATCGTGGCCTTGACCTCCAACCAG GAGTACCTGGACCTGTCAATGCCCCTGGACCAATACTCCCCCAGCTTCCCCGACACCCGCAGCTCCACCTGCTCCTCCGGGGAGGATTCCGTCTTTTCTCACGAGCCCTTGCCCGAGGAACCCTGCCTGCCCCGACACCCGGCCCAGCTGGCCAACGGCGGACTCAAACGGCGCTGA